In Streptomyces sp. P3, one DNA window encodes the following:
- a CDS encoding FadR/GntR family transcriptional regulator, with amino-acid sequence MSLTDKAIEQIRELIRTGALPPGSKLPPEPDLAAQLGLSRNLAREAVKALSVARVLEIRRGDGTYVTSLHPSLLLEGLGGAVELLQSDAAALQDLMEVRRLLEPMATALAATRITDGQLAEVKGHLDAMREARDDVERLNAHDAAFHRAVVAATGNETLLTLLESVSGRTLRARIWRGRADDQSADRTLAEHEAIHRALSTRDATLSQAAALLHVSTTERWLKEHLRANGPLVSTAPPQRLRSGPADVAPGHRGPGRRVTGPG; translated from the coding sequence GTGTCCCTGACGGACAAGGCCATCGAGCAGATCCGTGAGCTGATCCGCACCGGGGCCCTGCCCCCGGGGTCGAAGCTGCCCCCGGAACCGGACCTGGCCGCGCAGCTGGGCCTGTCCCGCAATCTCGCCCGCGAGGCGGTCAAGGCGCTGTCGGTCGCGCGGGTCCTCGAGATCCGCAGGGGCGACGGCACCTACGTCACCAGCCTGCACCCCAGTCTGCTGCTGGAGGGGCTCGGCGGTGCGGTGGAACTCCTGCAGAGCGACGCGGCGGCCCTGCAGGATCTGATGGAGGTGCGGCGGCTCCTCGAGCCCATGGCCACCGCGCTCGCCGCCACCCGGATCACCGATGGCCAACTGGCAGAGGTAAAGGGCCACTTGGACGCGATGCGGGAGGCCCGCGACGACGTCGAGCGACTCAACGCGCACGACGCCGCCTTCCACCGCGCCGTCGTCGCGGCCACCGGCAACGAGACCCTGCTCACCCTGCTGGAGAGCGTCTCCGGCCGCACGCTGCGTGCCCGCATCTGGCGTGGACGGGCGGACGACCAGTCCGCGGACCGCACCCTGGCCGAGCACGAGGCGATCCACCGGGCGCTGTCCACCCGCGACGCCACCCTCAGTCAGGCCGCCGCGCTGCTGCACGTGAGCACCACCGAACGGTGGCTGAAGGAACACCTGCGCGCCAACGGGCCGCTCGTCTCGACGGCGCCTCCGCAGCGCCTCCGCAGCGGCCCGGCCGACGTCGCTCCCGGTCACCGCGGCCCGGGGCGACGGGTCACCGGTCCGGGATGA